One Pseudobutyrivibrio xylanivorans genomic window, ACGTACGCCTGAAGTAATCCATCGAAAATATCGAAATATACGCTGAAGATAGCTGGAATAATCGGTGGAACTACTATCTTAAGCATTTCCATGATTACGAATGCACCAAGTACATTTCCGAAAAGTCGCATACACAAAGACAATGGTCTTGTGAATACATCGAGAATGTTGAATGGTGTAACGATAGGAACTGGCTCAACAAATGCATGTAGCCATTTCTTCGTTCCCTTTTGGTAAATACCAGCGGCTTCCACGAGAATAATACTCATGAGCGCCAACGCAATAGTGACATTCAAATCCTTTGTTGGTGATTTGAAACCAAACAAGCCGATGATGTCTGATACACCGATGTAAAGAAGTACTGTAACGAGATAAGGAACATAAGCCTCTCCTTCCTCGCCGAGTGTACCTCCAACAATGCCCGTCAGTTTCTCATAAACAAACTCGGCAAATGCCTGTCTCTTACCGATGTTCTGGGTCTTAAGTCCTCTGGTCATCAAAAAACCAAAGAGAATCAAGATAGCCATTACAATCCAAGTAACTACAACTGATTCCAAAATTGGAATTTCCAAGCTACCAACGTGGATGGTGAAGACAGTCTCGCAATTTAGCTCTTCAACAAGCTTTTCCGCTAAATCCAAGAAAACACCTCCTATTCTTTTTTACTGCTTAGACCCCTTTTTATGGGGTTCTCAAGCCAACATATCCCCCATTTTAGTCTTTTCGCACAAAAATGTAAGATACAAATTGGACAATGTGTATATCGACAAAAACCCCATATTGGTATGTTTTCACCATATACCCAAAAAAGTGTCTAGTCAATGCTAGTCACTTTTATTACACAAAAAATTCAATCCTTTTTAACACGAGTTTAGGCATAAAAAAACCGCCATTAATCAATGGCGGTGAATACTTTTTTACCCTTTACAAATTTGTCTTTTATGAAGGCGTCTGCATCGTTATAACACATACGCTCGATGCGTTCTCGGATAGACATATCTCTCATTGAGAACATCTTGCTGTCGTCTATAACCAATGCATCAAAATCATAACCCGGCTTGAAGGTTCCGACCTTTCCGAAGTAACTTCCGCCACCTGCAGTAGCCAGATAGAATACCTCCTCAAAGGTGAGTGGCTTAACATTCTGATCCACAAGACGATAATACATCTTCGATGCCTGAAGTGTAATCAGCATGGTCTTTACCATGTTCATTGATGAGCCAGCAGCAACATCAGTGGCAAGACCAATATTAATACCGTAATCAAGGAACTTGCGGATCGGCGCAATTCCCGATGTAAGATTCATGTTTGAATCCGCACAGTGAGCAATGTAAGCACCATGCTTCTTTAGAATCTCCATCTCTCTCTCATCTGAATGAACACAATGAGCCATAATTGTAGGACGCTCTGGTGTACCCATTGTGTCAAACATCTCGTAAGCATTTGCATAACAGGTCGACTCAGGAACAAGCTCCTTCACCCAGGCAATTTCAGAGTGGTTCTCTGAAAGATGTGACTGGATTCTGAGGTCCTTCTCAGCTGACAGCTTGCCCAGTCCCTTCATTAGCTCATCTGAGCATGAAGGTATAAAGCGAGGTGTGAGAATTGGCTTAGTATTTACATACTTGTCTTCGATAGCTTCAAGCCATTTACGAGTGTGCTCAAGAGATGTCTCTGCACTCTCTTCCTCAAGCCCTGCGCCACCATTCCTATCCATGTTGACCTTGCCAACATAAGTGATAAGTCCGGTCTCTTCAAGCTGGTTCATCAGCTCAATTGTAGCTTCGTTGTGAAGTGTTCCGAAAACTACTGCACGGGTTGTAAAGCAACGTCGCAGATCCGCAGTAAAAAAGGCATACGCATGACGGGCATAGTCCATGTTTGAATACTTGGCCTCCTCTGGGAAGGTGTACGTGGAAAGCCATTCCAATAGCTCAGCATCCATGCCGATTCCACGGAAGGAATACTGAGGAGCATGAACATGCAAATCTGTCATACCAGGGATAATCAAACGCTCGCCATAATCATAAAGTGGCAGCCCCTTATACTCCTCTGGCAATTCTGTGAATGCGCCCTTACAGATACCATCCACACAGACCAAATAGCCTCTATAATATGTAATTATACTGTTCTGACTCTCAGAGAAGGCAATGCCTCCACGAAGTACAAAACTCTCTTTTTTCATAATAAACTCCTAACAAACGGGAAAAACACAGCCATCCAGGATTGCCTTCGGCAAAGAGGCTGGTTTGTGGGAGACCTTTTCTTTAACTATGTTAAACAAAAAGCCTCCTAGCCTTGTAAACCTCTTGCCTGTCTATCCATATCTTCGATTACGATATCGTAAATCTCGCCAAGTGTACGGCAATACTCAAGAACCTTCCATGGCTCATTTGTATGATAGTGAATCTTGATAAGCTCCTCATCACCTACTGCAAGAAGGCAATCACCTACAAAATTCTCTGTAATATAATCATTGATGGCATCCTCATCGAGATCCTCGCCCTCGATAAGAAGCTGTGTGTCGTATCTAAATTCAATTGACTGCTCTGGTAACATTTTATAATCCTCCAAATTCTTTTAATAAGTCAGATATACTTTATCATAAATAATTTAAAAATACTAATTACTTTAGTTTTCCACCTCATCAAGGAGAAGCCTTTGTGATACAGAAGGCTTTATTCACTCTTTAATAACGCATATGCCCTAAGCACCTCTCCTACCGACCACGCCTGAGCGTAGCAACCTCGACCAGGGTGAGGTTCATCTCCATCAAAAATTTCTGAAATAGAGCCGATGCAGTTTTGAAGCAGATGCTGCTCCACTGGTTCGAAGAATGCTTTTGCTTCCTCGATGGACTGTGGTGTACCACCGCCAACCTTCAGGTAGCTTTCGATGAAGGCTCCAAGCAGAAATCCCCAGGCTGTACCCTGGTGATAAGCATGATCTCGCTTCTCGAGAGCGCCCTGATATACGCCAACATACTGAGGATCATCCACATCCAAAGAGCGAAGGCCCACACCAACATAAAGTCTATCCTTAACCACATTAACAACTGACTTTTCTTTCTGTGGGTCAAGCATAGTAAATGGAAGGCTTACTGCAAATATCTGATTTGGTCTGAGTGTGGCATCTTTGAAATCGTCGCCAACCACATCATATAGGTATCCACCCTCTTCATTCCAAAACTCCTCATTGAAGGCATCCTTTACCCACATGGCAAGCTGTGAACAGCCACCTGCGTAAGCCAGATAATATTCCGGCTTATTGTGGGTACGTCGGGCAATGCCACGGGAAATCTCCTCCATAGTCATGAGGGCATTATACCAAAGAGCATTTATCTCCACTGGCTTACCATGACGAGGTGTGACAACCTCATCTCCTATGCGAACATCCATCCAGGTTACCTGGTCTAGTCCGCTACCAGCCCTCATAAGCGCATCATCATCCATACCTATTGAGAAAAGTGTGCCCTTTCTATAGGCCCCCATTATCTCCTGAAGGCTAGGGAAAATCTCATTCTCCACGAACTTCCACGCATCATCACTATCCACATATTTCAGATAATTGTATACTGCATAGAAGTACCAAAGTGATGCATCCGCTGTATTGTAGAGCGGCTCTTTTCCATCATCAGGAAACATATTTGGGACAAGACCATTTTTGATATATTTCGAAAATGAAATGAGAATTGACTTTGCATCCTCAAATCGTCCTGTTTCAAGACAAAGACCTGTGAAGGCAATCATGGTATCACGTCCCCAGTCGGTGAACCAAGGATAACCAGCCATGATAGTCTTCTGCCCAGTTGATGCCCTGTCAACAATAAACTGGTCTGCCGCAACTGTAAGAATCTGCGCCAGCTCATCAGTCTCCTCAAAGCCTGCTGCATCTATTAAATCTGACACACGTTTCTTAGCGCGCTCTATCTCTATAAAGGCTGTGTCAATCTCCACAGTTGGCAAGGCTGGCAGAACTGTCTTTTTCTTTCCATCCTTTTGACAAACATCCACTGTGCATACGAAGGATGCTCTGGAAACTCCGCCAGCAGCTACCTCCATTACAAAATCATAAGGCTTCAAATGACAATCCAAACCGTCTGCCTCATTATCGATTTCAAACTGAAGCTCCATATTCTCATCGTAGATGTTGTTGCGCTTCACCATCTCGCAGCCTGCACTGACCAGCGAAACTCGCACATCCGAATGACCTACCGGCTTGTAACAAAATCCCACATTGCCAGTCTTTTCATCACGGATTTCCGTAAAGACTTCATCTGGAAGCGCCCATCGCAAATCATCCACAGTCATGTGCTCACCATGCTCTCTGAAATTCATAAGAGGAGTGATAACGACACCTGCCTCTGGACCATTGTTTTCCAGAGTGTATGCAATCACGCACTGATTCTTTCCATATACAAGAGATATGGTCTTGGTGAGACGCATGCCACCTGCCTCGTAAGTGTAGGTGATGGTGCCATCATATTTAAAAGACTTCAGGTGCATATTGCCCTGATTAAACTCGCTGGTGTATGGACCTTTGTGCTGTGCTGTAGTCAAATCGTAAATACGGCTGCCACAGACAAGACGTTCATTGGTCTTTGAAAAAACGAGGTATCTGTCAACCGGTGGATGAAGGCTGGCAATCAAATAGCCCTGATGGGTTCGCATATGGGCACCGATGACAGTGCTGCCTGCATATCCACCAAGGCCATTGGTTAAAAGCCACTCCCGGCTTAAATTAGCTTTGTAATTATTTAACTTGTCAAAAACAAACTCAAAACTCATAACTATTCTCCGTTCAAAAAGGGAATTCTGTCCCCTATCTAGAAATGCTGTTCAGATATTACTCTCCGGAGAATATTTTACCTATTTTACATAAGGGATGCAACGCACTTCTCAACTTCTTTCATGTCTGCTGTAGGCTCAAAACGTGCCACTACATTTCCCTGGCGATCAACGATAAACTTTGTGAAGTTCCATTTAATTTCTGGATTGTTCTTGTAATCCTTATCAATAGTCTTAAGCATGGCTCCCATCGCAAAAGCCTTTGGTCCCTTACCAAATCCCTCAAAGCCCTTCTGCGACTTGAGATATTTGAAAAGCTCAATTGCATTCTCGCCATTAACTTCAGCCTTCTTCATCTGAGGGAACTGTGTATTATAGTGGAGCTGGCAGAACTCGTGAATCTCATCATCGCTCTCTGGAGCCTGTCCTGCAAACTGGTTGCATGGTACATCAACTACCTCAAATCCCTGCTCGTGATATGCTTCGTAAATCCTTTCGATATCCTCGTAATGTGGTGTGAATCCGCAGCCTGTAGCTGTATTTACAACCATTACTACCTTTCCCTCGAAATCCTTCATTGAAAGCTGCTCTCCGTTTGCCTGCTCTACTGTTAAATCATAAAATCCCATGACGTTTCCTCCTTACTGAAACCATTTCATAACTTTTGATTGTGCGCAATCTATTTTATATTTAGATTGTACGCAATTTAATTTTGTTTGTCAACAACTTTTTTCGAAACTTAAAAGGGAGAGCAAAATCTGCTCTCCCTGAAGAAACTAATTCAACTCTTATCTCTGCTCGAAATAACTGTCCACACCTGCTGCAATTCCCTCTGCCAACTTCTGTTGATACTCTTCATTTGCAAGCTTCTGATCATCACTCTCGTTTTTGATATTTCCAACAATAACGATAGCATTTGGCATCTGGCACCAGTTTATACCAATGATATCATCAGTCTCCACCACATCCTTGCTTGCATCCGCAGTTCGTTCAGCAAGACAACCTCTGAGTGTGTCTGCTAAAAGACGGCAATAACTGTAAGTTACGAAATTATAAGGATTGTCCTCTGTCTCGCATACCACTGTAATTCCAGATGACTTGCTACTCTTGGCACTTGAGCGTATAGTAACGTACAAATCTGCCTCTAGCGTATTGGCAAACATTGCACGCTCAGCACTACTAATATTTACATCATTGGTGATTCTTGTCATCTCCACCCTGTAGCCCTGTTTTTCCAGCTCTTTTTGAGTTTTCAGTGCTACCAGAAGATTTATATCATACTCATTATTCGAAGTAACGGCTCCTGTTGCTCCAACCATGTCATCTTCAGCCCACTTCCAGGCTCCTGGACCGACAGACTCCTTGGTATTGTTTTCAATAGCCTGACAGCCTGGGTCAATAACCACCACCTTTTGGTCGTCGCTCTTGGACTTTTTGGCCTCTGCAGTGAAGGACGTTCCTATAAATGAAAATATAAGGAGCACCATCATTGATATAGTCTTGAATCTTCTTAAGTTGTAATTTTTCATAGATGAATCACTCCCCTCAAAAGAAAAATAGATGTGTGTGGCATATTCATCACCTCACACATCTATTATCGTCATTTAATGTGAAAAATTTATGAAAAAACAGGACTTAACTATGAATTAATTCTAACAAATTCGTAGCCAGCTCCTTCTACTGCAGCCTTGATATCTGCCTCCGCTACTTCGCCCGAAGTTTTAAGTGTTACAAGGTTTTCATCGTGGTTTGCTGTAGCCTCCTCAACCCCTGCAAGTTTCTCCAAAGCTTCCTTTACATGTGCCTCACAGTGCTGACACATCATTCCCTTAACTGTAATTTCCATAGTGTTATCTTCCTCCTTAGAAACTATTGTTTTTGATTCTAATAATGGCTCATGTCCTAGCGAATTCTTAAGTGGCTTATCCTTTTCGTGATTTGTCATCTTGAAAAGGTTCAGACGTAGCGCATTTGTCACTACGCAAAAGCTGGAAAGACTCATGGCAGCAGCTCCAAACATAGGATTTAGTGTCCAACCAAAAGCATGAATGTAAGCACCTGCTGCAAGAGGTATTCCAATCACATTATAGAAAAATGCCCAGAACAGATTCTCATGAATATTAGTAAGTGTGGCCCGGCTAAGTCGAACTGCCGCCGCAACATCTGTCAATCTACTCTTCATCAATACTACATCAGCCGCATCAATGGCAACATCTGTACCGGCGCCAATGGCAATTCCCATGTCAGCTCTGGTAAGGGCTGGGGCATCGTTAATTCCATCGCCTACCATCGCAACTTTTCCAAACTCCTGAAGCTTTCGAATGACCTCTTCCTTGCCATCAGGCTTCACTCCAGCAACCACCTCATCTACGCCAGCCTCCGCTGCAATAGCGGCAGCGGTCTTTGGATTATCACCAGTAAGCATCACCACATGGATTCCCATATTCTTAAGCTGCTTGATTGCCTCTGGTGAGTCCTCCTTTATTACATCTGCAACAGAAATGATTCCTAAGAACCTTTCATCACTTGCAAAGAATAAGGGTGTCTCGCCCTTTTCAGAAAGAGTATCAGCAAGTCCAAGATAAATATCTTCTATCAACACCTTTGAACTGATGAACTCAAGATTTCCACCATAAACCTGTTTGCCATCAAGAATTCCTGTTAAACCATTTCCTGAGAGCACCTTAAAATCTGAAACCTCTGCTGGCTCAAGTCCCTCACCAAGCCCATAGGCCACAATAGCCTTTGCAAGCGGATGCTCGGACTTATTTTCAAGAGCGAAGGCTGTACGAAGCAAATCAACATCATCTGTCCCCTCTGCCTCAAAGATTCCAATGACCTTTGGCTCACCCTTCGTAATAGTGCCAGTCTTATCGAGCGCAACTATCTGTACCTTGCCGGTCTCCTCGAGAGAAACTGCCGTCTTAAACATAATACCATGCTTAGCACCCATGCCATTACCGACCATTATAGCAACCGGTGTGGCAAGTCCAAGGGCACATGGACAGCTGATTACTAATACTGATATTGCTCGCGATAGAGCAAATCCAAAAGGCTGGTCCACAAAAAGCCAAATTAAAAATGTAATAAGTGCAATGCCTATAACAGTAGGAACAAATATACCTGATACTCTGTCTGCAATCTTTGCAATTGGTGCCTTTGTTGCCGCAGCGTCACTAACCATCTGAATAATCTGCGAAAGTGTTGTATCTTTTCCAACTCTGGTGGCCTCACAAACCAGATAGCCACTTTCATTACTGGTGGCGGCAGAAACTGTGTCACCAATCTGCTTATCTACTGGAATACTCTCACCTGTCAAAGCAGACTCGTTAACTGCACTGCTGCCATCTATAACTACTCCATCAACAGGGATATTATCACCTGGTTTTACTACAAATCTGTCTCCAATCTTTACCTGCTCAATTGGTACCTCTACTTCAGCACCATCCTTTAGGATGACAGCGGTCTTAGCCGCAAGCTTCATCAAATCCTTCAGAGCATCTGTGGTTCGCCCCTTCGAAATCGATTCCAAAAGCTTTCCAACTGTGATAAGTGTGAGAATCATGGCTGCGGATTCAAAATAGAAATCATCCATAAGTGCCATAACTCTTGCTTCATCACCATTAAGCTGCGCACCTGTCATAGCAAACAGTGCATATAAGCTGTATACAAATGATGCAGCCGAGCCCATAGCCACAAGTGTATCCATATTTGGTGCTCCGTGAATCACTCCCTTGAAACCGCTGATGAAAAACTTCTGGTTTATCACCATAACAAGTCCCGCAAGCACCAGCTCGTAGATTCCCATGGCAACGTGATTGCCGTCTAAAAATGTCGGTAGCGGCCAGTTCCACATCATGTGTCCCATGCTCACATACATCAGCGGCACTAACAAAATCAGAGAAGCTATCAGACGCTTCCTGATTTTTGGACTCTCAGTATCCGCTAAAGCATCATCATAATTAGGCTGCTTGGTCTCACCATCTGCTCCACCATCTGACGCAAGGCTTGCTCCATATCCTGCATTTTCAATTGCTTTTATTATCTCTGAGGAATCAGCGCTCCCCTCCACTCCCATGGAGTTGGTCAGAAGGCTAACCGCACAGTTCTCCACGCCAGGCACAGCCGAAACGGCCTTTTCCACCCTTGCCTGACAGGCGGCGCAACTCATTCCTGTAACATTATATTTTTCCATAAATGACCTCACATAAAACTTTGTCAGCTCATACTATAATATGATATTTGATTTTGCGCAATCGAATATAAGCTTATTGAGATATATTTTCATTATACAAATAATGGGCTCCGATTTGGAGCCCATAGTACATTAAATATTATACACTTGTAAAATTTTAGGGTATTTACTTTGATTATTTATCTACTTCAAATAATACCTTTTCTTTTGTAACTGTTGCTTCGTTTGTGAAATTAACTTCCTTAAAAGCATTTGCATTTGAGAGAATAGTTATAACTACTGTTGGATGTCCTGCTTCTCTAACTTTATCAAAATCAACTTCGACAATAGGCTGACCAGCTTTAACTTTGTCGCCAACCTTTACCTTTGCAGTAAATCCCTCTCCATTCATACTAACAGTATCAATACCTATATGAACAAGAATCTGAACTCCGCCAATTCCCTCAATGCCAAATGCATGCAATGTGTCTGAAAGCTGAAGAATTTGACCATCACAAGGAGCAACAATGGTTCCATTTGTTGGCTCAATTCCGATACAAGGTCCCACTAATCCCTGTGCAAAAACTGCATCAGGAATATCTTCCATAGCAACAATACTACCATCTGCAGTTGCATTTACAGATAAAGGAAACTCTACCTTAGCATCTGTCTTTTTTAACATATCAAATAATCCCATATTACTCCTTTCAAGACTAATCCAAGTCTCTTCCATTGCTTTTTATTACTTTTTGATACCAATAAAATGATTTCTTCTTAAATCGCTTCATTGTACCTGTTCCGTCATTGTTTTTATCGACGTAAATGAAACCATATCTTTTCTTCATTTCACCTGTAGATGCACTGACAAGATCGATACATCCCCATGCGGTATAACCCATAAGCTCAACGCCATCCCTTACAGCTTCTCTCATTTGTTCAATGTGCTCTCTTAGGAAAGAAATTCTGTAATCGTCATTAATTGAACCATCTGGTTCTACCGTATCAACAGCGCCTAGTCCGTTTTCCACAATCATGATTGGAATCTGATAGCGATCATATACATGATTCAATACATAGCGGAGTCCCTCTGGATCAATTTGCCAGCCCCAATCAGATGCTTTCAGATAAGGATTTTTAAAGCCTCCAAATACATTTCCCTGAGTCTCATCCCCTTCTGGTCTGGTTCCCATAACATGGGATTTATAATAACTAAATGTATAAAAATCCACGCATCCCTGAGCGATATCCTCAAGATCTCCAGCTTCCATTTTTATATGGATATTGTTCTCTTCAAAATAACGCTTAGCAAAGGCTGGGTATTTTCCACGAACTTGAACATCACCGCAAAGCATATTACTAATCTGATCTTTCTGCATTGCAAAGATAACATCCTCTGGTTTACAGGTGCTAGGATAGCCGCAGCTATAATTAATCATGCAGCCGACCTTCATTTCAGGATTAATTTCATGAGCTAATTTAACTGCACGTGCACTGGCAACAAACTGATGATGAAGTGCCTGCATTCGAATTTGCTTGCTGTCGATATCAGTAACATTGAATCTGCCACTGTCATCAATCAAAAGCGCTCCACCAAGATAACCACCTGCTGGAACCAGCAGGCTGTTTATTTCATTAAATGTAATCCAATATTTTACTGTTTTACTATATCTTTCGAATAACACTTTACAATAACGCATAAAGCAATCAATAGCTTCTCTTCCAACCCAGCCATTGTACCTTTGTGTAAGTGTAAATGGTGCTTCGTAATGTGATATAGTCACGATTGGCTCAATACCATATTTTTTCAACTCTTTAAATACATCATCGTAAAAAGCAAGGCCTGCTTCATTTGGCTCTTGCTGATCGCAATCAGGAAAGATTCGCGACCAGGCTATCGACATTCTGTATGCTTTAAATCCCATTTCTGCAAATAGCTTTATATCTTCTTTGTAGTGATGATAAAAATCTATTGCTTCGTGTGATGGATAGTATGTACCTTCCTCTGTCACTTTTGTGATTCTTCTTGGAGTGTCAACTGTGCCCCCTGTCATCATATCTGCAGTACTAGGTCCTTTACCATCTATATTCCAAGCTCCTTCAAGCTGATTTGCTGCGGTAGCTCCTCCCCATAAAAAGTTTTCTGGAAATATTGAATTACTCATAATGTATTATTACCTCGTATTATTCTTCTGTGTCTTCAAAACCTAAAATAAATGTAAGAATAAATGTAACGACAAAACCGATTGCTGAAGCAATGATTGCGTGAACCATGCTCATAGGATTCTCTGTGATGAATGCAGGGAATGTAAGTAAACCTGTGATACCAAGCGCTGAACGGCCAACACCCATTAAACCAGCGTAGAAACCACCGGCAACACCACCGATAACAACAGCAGCTAGAGGCTTCTTGAACTTAAGGTTAACACCAAACATAGCAGGCTCTGTAACACCTAATGCAGCAGTTAAACTTGTTGATAAACCTACCTGCTTTGTATTAGCATTCTTTGTCTTTAATGCAACTGCAAGAGCAGCAGCACTCTGAGTAAAGCTGTGAACCAACATACCAGGTCCAACAATGCTATCAACACCTGTTGCAGCATAAACTGTCATAACTACAGGT contains:
- a CDS encoding F0F1 ATP synthase subunit A — encoded protein: MDLAEKLVEELNCETVFTIHVGSLEIPILESVVVTWIVMAILILFGFLMTRGLKTQNIGKRQAFAEFVYEKLTGIVGGTLGEEGEAYVPYLVTVLLYIGVSDIIGLFGFKSPTKDLNVTIALALMSIILVEAAGIYQKGTKKWLHAFVEPVPIVTPFNILDVFTRPLSLCMRLFGNVLGAFVIMEMLKIVVPPIIPAIFSVYFDIFDGLLQAYVFVFLTSLYIKEAIE
- a CDS encoding amidohydrolase family protein; this encodes MKKESFVLRGGIAFSESQNSIITYYRGYLVCVDGICKGAFTELPEEYKGLPLYDYGERLIIPGMTDLHVHAPQYSFRGIGMDAELLEWLSTYTFPEEAKYSNMDYARHAYAFFTADLRRCFTTRAVVFGTLHNEATIELMNQLEETGLITYVGKVNMDRNGGAGLEEESAETSLEHTRKWLEAIEDKYVNTKPILTPRFIPSCSDELMKGLGKLSAEKDLRIQSHLSENHSEIAWVKELVPESTCYANAYEMFDTMGTPERPTIMAHCVHSDEREMEILKKHGAYIAHCADSNMNLTSGIAPIRKFLDYGINIGLATDVAAGSSMNMVKTMLITLQASKMYYRLVDQNVKPLTFEEVFYLATAGGGSYFGKVGTFKPGYDFDALVIDDSKMFSMRDMSIRERIERMCYNDADAFIKDKFVKGKKVFTAID
- a CDS encoding kinase to dihydroxyacetone kinase, which codes for MLPEQSIEFRYDTQLLIEGEDLDEDAINDYITENFVGDCLLAVGDEELIKIHYHTNEPWKVLEYCRTLGEIYDIVIEDMDRQARGLQG
- a CDS encoding amylo-alpha-1,6-glucosidase yields the protein MSFEFVFDKLNNYKANLSREWLLTNGLGGYAGSTVIGAHMRTHQGYLIASLHPPVDRYLVFSKTNERLVCGSRIYDLTTAQHKGPYTSEFNQGNMHLKSFKYDGTITYTYEAGGMRLTKTISLVYGKNQCVIAYTLENNGPEAGVVITPLMNFREHGEHMTVDDLRWALPDEVFTEIRDEKTGNVGFCYKPVGHSDVRVSLVSAGCEMVKRNNIYDENMELQFEIDNEADGLDCHLKPYDFVMEVAAGGVSRASFVCTVDVCQKDGKKKTVLPALPTVEIDTAFIEIERAKKRVSDLIDAAGFEETDELAQILTVAADQFIVDRASTGQKTIMAGYPWFTDWGRDTMIAFTGLCLETGRFEDAKSILISFSKYIKNGLVPNMFPDDGKEPLYNTADASLWYFYAVYNYLKYVDSDDAWKFVENEIFPSLQEIMGAYRKGTLFSIGMDDDALMRAGSGLDQVTWMDVRIGDEVVTPRHGKPVEINALWYNALMTMEEISRGIARRTHNKPEYYLAYAGGCSQLAMWVKDAFNEEFWNEEGGYLYDVVGDDFKDATLRPNQIFAVSLPFTMLDPQKEKSVVNVVKDRLYVGVGLRSLDVDDPQYVGVYQGALEKRDHAYHQGTAWGFLLGAFIESYLKVGGGTPQSIEEAKAFFEPVEQHLLQNCIGSISEIFDGDEPHPGRGCYAQAWSVGEVLRAYALLKSE
- a CDS encoding glutathione peroxidase — its product is MGFYDLTVEQANGEQLSMKDFEGKVVMVVNTATGCGFTPHYEDIERIYEAYHEQGFEVVDVPCNQFAGQAPESDDEIHEFCQLHYNTQFPQMKKAEVNGENAIELFKYLKSQKGFEGFGKGPKAFAMGAMLKTIDKDYKNNPEIKWNFTKFIVDRQGNVVARFEPTADMKEVEKCVASLM
- a CDS encoding N-acetylmuramoyl-L-alanine amidase family protein: MKNYNLRRFKTISMMVLLIFSFIGTSFTAEAKKSKSDDQKVVVIDPGCQAIENNTKESVGPGAWKWAEDDMVGATGAVTSNNEYDINLLVALKTQKELEKQGYRVEMTRITNDVNISSAERAMFANTLEADLYVTIRSSAKSSKSSGITVVCETEDNPYNFVTYSYCRLLADTLRGCLAERTADASKDVVETDDIIGINWCQMPNAIVIVGNIKNESDDQKLANEEYQQKLAEGIAAGVDSYFEQR
- a CDS encoding heavy metal translocating P-type ATPase, encoding MEKYNVTGMSCAACQARVEKAVSAVPGVENCAVSLLTNSMGVEGSADSSEIIKAIENAGYGASLASDGGADGETKQPNYDDALADTESPKIRKRLIASLILLVPLMYVSMGHMMWNWPLPTFLDGNHVAMGIYELVLAGLVMVINQKFFISGFKGVIHGAPNMDTLVAMGSAASFVYSLYALFAMTGAQLNGDEARVMALMDDFYFESAAMILTLITVGKLLESISKGRTTDALKDLMKLAAKTAVILKDGAEVEVPIEQVKIGDRFVVKPGDNIPVDGVVIDGSSAVNESALTGESIPVDKQIGDTVSAATSNESGYLVCEATRVGKDTTLSQIIQMVSDAAATKAPIAKIADRVSGIFVPTVIGIALITFLIWLFVDQPFGFALSRAISVLVISCPCALGLATPVAIMVGNGMGAKHGIMFKTAVSLEETGKVQIVALDKTGTITKGEPKVIGIFEAEGTDDVDLLRTAFALENKSEHPLAKAIVAYGLGEGLEPAEVSDFKVLSGNGLTGILDGKQVYGGNLEFISSKVLIEDIYLGLADTLSEKGETPLFFASDERFLGIISVADVIKEDSPEAIKQLKNMGIHVVMLTGDNPKTAAAIAAEAGVDEVVAGVKPDGKEEVIRKLQEFGKVAMVGDGINDAPALTRADMGIAIGAGTDVAIDAADVVLMKSRLTDVAAAVRLSRATLTNIHENLFWAFFYNVIGIPLAAGAYIHAFGWTLNPMFGAAAMSLSSFCVVTNALRLNLFKMTNHEKDKPLKNSLGHEPLLESKTIVSKEEDNTMEITVKGMMCQHCEAHVKEALEKLAGVEEATANHDENLVTLKTSGEVAEADIKAAVEGAGYEFVRINS
- a CDS encoding PTS sugar transporter subunit IIA, translating into MGLFDMLKKTDAKVEFPLSVNATADGSIVAMEDIPDAVFAQGLVGPCIGIEPTNGTIVAPCDGQILQLSDTLHAFGIEGIGGVQILVHIGIDTVSMNGEGFTAKVKVGDKVKAGQPIVEVDFDKVREAGHPTVVITILSNANAFKEVNFTNEATVTKEKVLFEVDK
- a CDS encoding glycoside hydrolase family 1 protein — its product is MSNSIFPENFLWGGATAANQLEGAWNIDGKGPSTADMMTGGTVDTPRRITKVTEEGTYYPSHEAIDFYHHYKEDIKLFAEMGFKAYRMSIAWSRIFPDCDQQEPNEAGLAFYDDVFKELKKYGIEPIVTISHYEAPFTLTQRYNGWVGREAIDCFMRYCKVLFERYSKTVKYWITFNEINSLLVPAGGYLGGALLIDDSGRFNVTDIDSKQIRMQALHHQFVASARAVKLAHEINPEMKVGCMINYSCGYPSTCKPEDVIFAMQKDQISNMLCGDVQVRGKYPAFAKRYFEENNIHIKMEAGDLEDIAQGCVDFYTFSYYKSHVMGTRPEGDETQGNVFGGFKNPYLKASDWGWQIDPEGLRYVLNHVYDRYQIPIMIVENGLGAVDTVEPDGSINDDYRISFLREHIEQMREAVRDGVELMGYTAWGCIDLVSASTGEMKKRYGFIYVDKNNDGTGTMKRFKKKSFYWYQKVIKSNGRDLD